The following are encoded together in the Bacillus sp. NP157 genome:
- the iolB gene encoding 5-deoxy-glucuronate isomerase: MSLLVKAAAQGEAIVKVTPESARWKHVGFEARRLKAGESVTLALPADREGCLVVLTGTVDISVAGHAWKGLGGRASVFEDRSTHAVYAPPSSTYTVTAHDAAELALASAPATGQFEARLIEPQGMKRSVRGAGANTRYVCDILPETEHAESLLVVEVLTPAGHSSSYPPHKHDTDNLPEESVLEETYYHRIDPPQGFAFQRVYTDERDIDESMAVGDHDVVMVPRGYHPVVMPHGYRGYYLNVMAGPRREWHFRNDPAHEWMIAR; this comes from the coding sequence ATGAGCCTGCTCGTCAAGGCCGCGGCGCAAGGCGAGGCCATCGTCAAGGTCACGCCGGAGTCCGCACGGTGGAAGCACGTGGGCTTCGAGGCTCGTCGCCTGAAGGCCGGTGAATCCGTCACGCTTGCCCTCCCCGCCGATCGCGAAGGTTGCCTGGTCGTGCTGACCGGCACCGTCGACATCAGCGTCGCCGGGCACGCCTGGAAAGGCCTCGGCGGCCGCGCAAGCGTGTTCGAGGATCGCTCGACCCACGCCGTGTACGCGCCGCCGTCGTCCACCTATACCGTCACGGCACATGACGCCGCCGAACTCGCCCTCGCCAGCGCACCGGCCACCGGCCAGTTCGAAGCACGGCTGATCGAACCGCAGGGCATGAAGCGTTCCGTGCGCGGTGCGGGCGCCAACACCCGCTACGTCTGCGACATCCTGCCGGAGACGGAGCATGCCGAATCCTTGCTGGTTGTCGAGGTCCTGACCCCGGCCGGGCATTCGTCCAGCTATCCGCCGCACAAGCACGACACCGACAACCTGCCGGAAGAGAGCGTGCTGGAGGAAACCTATTACCACCGCATCGACCCACCGCAGGGCTTTGCATTCCAGCGCGTCTACACCGACGAGCGCGACATCGACGAGTCGATGGCCGTCGGTGACCACGACGTGGTGATGGTGCCGCGCGGCTACCACCCCGTGGTGATGCCGCATGGCTACCGCGGCTACTACCTCAACGTCATGGCCGGACCGCGCCGCGAGTGGCACTTCCGCAACGACCCCGCCCACGAATGGATGATCGCGCGCTGA
- a CDS encoding ABC transporter permease — MSAINESVTNMIQRQRAEAQETAAPTDERVRRVSPWRILLDRPELGSIAGTVLVFVFFGIFAGDSGMFALDGVINWAQVAGYLGILAVGACLLMIAGEFDLSMGSMIGFAGVLVAIPPMYMGWPLWAAVIFAFAGSMALGALNGYLVVRTRLPSFIVTLAFMFILRGLTLVLSTRFANSTIVSGVGDKFAQDPVINALFSGTTFHWLFTALAGMNLIEKLPSGDPVVQGIPKVLVWWAVMAVAAGFVLARTRFGNWIYTVGGDSNAAKNVGVPVRRVKISLFVLTAFCACLFGVLQVADVGSAAADRGLQKEFEAIIAVVIGGTLLTGGFGSVIGACFGALIFGVVQIGISYTNIDSDWYRVFLGGMLLLAVLFNHYIRSRAASTK, encoded by the coding sequence ATGAGCGCCATCAACGAGAGCGTTACCAACATGATCCAGCGTCAGCGCGCAGAAGCGCAGGAAACCGCGGCACCCACGGATGAACGCGTACGGCGGGTTTCGCCGTGGCGCATCCTGCTGGACCGGCCCGAACTCGGGTCGATCGCCGGCACGGTGCTCGTCTTCGTCTTCTTCGGCATCTTCGCCGGTGATTCGGGCATGTTCGCCCTCGATGGCGTCATCAACTGGGCACAGGTGGCAGGCTACCTCGGCATCCTCGCCGTGGGCGCCTGCCTGCTGATGATCGCCGGCGAATTCGACCTGTCCATGGGCTCGATGATCGGTTTCGCCGGCGTGCTCGTGGCCATCCCACCGATGTACATGGGCTGGCCGCTGTGGGCGGCGGTGATCTTCGCCTTCGCCGGCTCGATGGCACTCGGCGCGCTCAACGGCTACCTCGTCGTGCGCACCCGGTTGCCATCCTTCATCGTCACGCTCGCCTTCATGTTCATCCTGCGCGGCCTGACCCTGGTGCTGTCGACCCGCTTCGCCAACAGCACCATCGTCAGCGGCGTAGGCGACAAGTTCGCCCAGGATCCGGTGATCAACGCGCTGTTTTCCGGCACGACCTTCCACTGGCTGTTCACCGCACTGGCCGGCATGAACCTGATCGAGAAGCTGCCCAGCGGCGACCCGGTCGTGCAGGGCATCCCGAAGGTGCTCGTGTGGTGGGCCGTGATGGCCGTCGCCGCCGGTTTCGTCCTCGCCCGCACCCGCTTCGGCAACTGGATCTACACCGTGGGTGGCGACTCCAACGCGGCGAAGAACGTGGGCGTGCCGGTGCGCCGGGTCAAGATTTCGCTGTTCGTGCTCACGGCATTCTGCGCCTGCCTGTTCGGCGTGCTGCAGGTGGCGGACGTGGGCTCGGCGGCGGCGGATCGCGGCCTGCAGAAGGAATTCGAGGCCATCATCGCCGTGGTCATCGGCGGCACCCTGCTCACCGGTGGCTTCGGCTCGGTGATCGGTGCCTGCTTCGGCGCCCTCATCTTCGGCGTGGTGCAGATCGGCATTTCCTACACCAACATCGATTCGGACTGGTACCGCGTCTTCCTCGGCGGCATGTTGCTGCTGGCGGTGCTGTTCAACCACTACATCCGCAGCCGCGCTGCGAGCACGAAGTGA
- a CDS encoding ATP-binding cassette domain-containing protein, giving the protein MATDYILELDNVSKFFGTVIALQGVTLKLKRGEVHCLLGDNGAGKSTLIKTLAGVHQPSQGEYRVDGEAVKFNSPREALDRGIATVYQDLALVPLMSVARNFFAGREPRKKMFGVIPVLDMQYANETAREKLAEMGIHVRDAGQPVGTMSGGERQCLAIARAIHFGAKVLILDEPTAALGVKQSCNVLKLIHKARERGISVIFITHNVHHAYPIADSFTLLNRGQSMGTFEKTSITKEEVLDMMAGGTEIQSLVDELEGRAA; this is encoded by the coding sequence ATGGCTACCGACTACATCCTGGAACTGGACAACGTCAGCAAGTTCTTCGGCACGGTGATCGCCCTGCAAGGCGTCACGCTGAAGCTCAAACGCGGCGAAGTGCACTGCCTGCTCGGCGACAACGGTGCCGGCAAGTCCACCCTGATCAAGACGCTGGCCGGCGTGCACCAGCCCAGCCAGGGCGAATACCGCGTGGATGGCGAGGCGGTGAAGTTCAATTCGCCGCGGGAAGCGCTCGACCGCGGCATCGCCACCGTCTACCAGGACCTGGCCCTCGTGCCGCTGATGAGCGTGGCGCGCAATTTCTTCGCTGGCCGCGAGCCGCGCAAGAAGATGTTCGGCGTGATCCCGGTGCTCGACATGCAGTACGCCAACGAAACGGCGCGCGAGAAGCTGGCGGAAATGGGCATCCACGTGCGCGATGCCGGCCAGCCGGTCGGCACCATGTCCGGCGGCGAACGGCAGTGCCTGGCCATCGCCCGCGCGATCCATTTCGGCGCGAAGGTGCTGATCCTCGACGAACCCACCGCCGCGCTCGGCGTCAAGCAGAGCTGCAATGTGCTGAAGCTGATCCACAAGGCGCGCGAACGCGGCATCTCGGTGATCTTCATCACCCACAACGTGCATCACGCCTATCCCATCGCGGACAGCTTCACCCTGCTCAACCGCGGCCAGTCCATGGGCACCTTCGAGAAAACCAGCATCACGAAGGAAGAAGTGCTCGACATGATGGCCGGCGGCACTGAGATCCAGAGCCTCGTCGATGAACTGGAAGGCCGTGCGGCCTGA
- the iolD gene encoding 3D-(3,5/4)-trihydroxycyclohexane-1,2-dione acylhydrolase (decyclizing) → MSETIRLTCAQALVRYLEALQARDADSDEAHPLFGGVFAIFGHGNVAGLGEALYEARDTLPTFRAHNEQAMAHAAIAYAKASMRRRMMAVTTSIGPGATNLITAAALAHVNRLPVLLLPGDVFVSRAPDPVLQQLEDFSDGTVSVNDCFRPVSRYFDRIVRPEQLLTALPRAVRALTDPALCGPVTLALPQDVQAEAYDYPLSFFEPREIVFRAPQPTDDELMEALDAIEASERPVIIAGGGALYAKATPELLAFADKHGVPVCETQAGKGAMPWNHPLQLGPAGVCGSTAANDMLAEADLIIAVGTRLQDFTTGSNAHFRHVPILSVNVNSFDALKGDGLEVIGDAAQVLDDLSFALEDWAAPEAWSTRAREAATAWVDTVSRITGQREAPTGRLPYDGEVIGAVQRSSTNSAMSDIVVCAAGTLPAELEKLWRTETPGGYHMEYGYSCMGYEIAGGLGVKMAEPDREVIVMVGDGSYLMMNSEIATSVMLDAKLIIVLLDNRGYGCINRLQQATGSAPFNNMFDDCLQGRHGVPRIDFAAHARALGAVAEHVADIAGLEAAMERARAADRTYLICIDTDHTRTTAEGGVWWDVAVPEVSTREAVRTARAGYESAIVGRKAGNTPA, encoded by the coding sequence ATGAGCGAGACCATCCGCCTCACCTGTGCCCAGGCCCTCGTTCGCTACCTGGAAGCGCTGCAAGCGCGCGACGCGGACTCGGACGAAGCCCATCCGCTGTTTGGCGGGGTGTTCGCCATCTTCGGCCACGGCAACGTGGCCGGGCTGGGCGAAGCGCTGTACGAAGCACGCGACACGCTACCCACGTTCCGCGCCCACAACGAGCAGGCGATGGCGCACGCCGCCATCGCCTACGCCAAGGCCAGCATGCGTCGACGCATGATGGCCGTGACCACCTCGATCGGCCCGGGTGCCACCAACCTCATCACCGCCGCCGCGCTGGCCCACGTCAACCGGCTGCCCGTGCTGCTCCTGCCGGGTGACGTCTTCGTCTCGCGCGCCCCCGACCCGGTGCTCCAGCAGCTGGAGGACTTCAGCGACGGCACCGTGTCGGTCAACGACTGCTTCCGCCCGGTTTCGCGCTACTTCGATCGCATCGTCCGGCCTGAGCAGTTGCTGACGGCGCTCCCGCGCGCCGTGCGTGCGCTCACCGATCCGGCGCTGTGCGGCCCGGTGACGCTCGCCCTGCCGCAGGATGTCCAGGCGGAAGCGTACGACTACCCCCTGTCGTTCTTCGAACCGCGCGAAATCGTCTTCCGCGCGCCGCAGCCAACCGACGACGAACTGATGGAGGCGCTCGATGCGATCGAGGCCTCCGAACGCCCGGTGATCATCGCCGGCGGTGGCGCGCTCTATGCGAAGGCGACGCCAGAGCTGCTCGCGTTCGCCGACAAGCACGGGGTGCCCGTTTGCGAAACCCAGGCCGGCAAGGGCGCGATGCCGTGGAACCATCCGCTGCAGCTCGGCCCCGCTGGCGTGTGCGGATCCACCGCGGCGAACGACATGCTGGCCGAAGCCGACCTGATCATCGCCGTCGGCACGCGCCTGCAGGATTTCACCACCGGCTCGAACGCCCACTTCCGCCACGTGCCGATCCTTTCGGTCAACGTCAACAGCTTCGATGCCCTGAAGGGCGACGGCCTGGAAGTGATCGGCGACGCGGCACAGGTCCTTGACGACCTGAGCTTCGCGCTGGAAGACTGGGCTGCGCCCGAAGCGTGGAGCACGCGTGCGCGCGAAGCGGCCACGGCATGGGTCGACACTGTTTCGCGCATCACCGGACAGCGCGAGGCACCCACCGGCCGGCTGCCTTACGACGGCGAAGTGATCGGCGCCGTGCAACGCTCGTCGACGAACTCGGCCATGAGCGACATCGTCGTCTGCGCCGCCGGCACGCTGCCCGCCGAACTGGAAAAGCTGTGGCGTACGGAAACGCCGGGCGGCTACCACATGGAGTATGGCTACTCGTGCATGGGCTATGAGATCGCCGGTGGCCTGGGCGTGAAGATGGCCGAGCCCGATCGCGAGGTGATCGTGATGGTCGGCGATGGCAGCTACCTGATGATGAACTCCGAGATTGCCACCTCGGTGATGCTCGACGCCAAGCTGATCATCGTGCTGCTCGACAACCGCGGCTACGGCTGCATCAATCGGCTGCAACAGGCCACGGGCAGTGCACCGTTCAACAATATGTTCGACGACTGCCTGCAGGGTCGGCACGGCGTGCCGCGCATCGATTTCGCAGCGCACGCCCGCGCACTGGGCGCCGTCGCCGAGCATGTCGCCGACATCGCTGGCCTCGAGGCCGCGATGGAACGGGCGCGCGCCGCCGACCGCACGTATCTCATCTGCATCGACACCGACCACACGCGCACCACCGCCGAGGGCGGCGTATGGTGGGACGTGGCGGTGCCGGAAGTCTCCACGCGGGAAGCGGTGCGCACGGCGCGCGCCGGCTATGAATCCGCCATCGTGGGCCGCAAGGCCGGGAACACGCCAGCATGA
- a CDS encoding MurR/RpiR family transcriptional regulator yields the protein MAKRSEADLLMKRIADEFEALPRQLQGVARYLEEHRSSIMVQRVGEIAEGSGVHASAVVRFAQRFGYSGFSEMQAVFRDAFTAQASPSRSYQQRIRSVIQDRPGAMPAVEIASRFIDASRMGLDELAAELDETRFQKAVDLLAGAENIYVMGVRRSFAIATYIAYALQHTQKRVHLVSGLGGMFREQLRSMGKGDALIAISFPPFGKETLYAMRVAQQHHASVLAITESDLGPLARHSDVLLKVKEGSAFAFRGLTSTMCLCQALFVALAYKLELTVEETLPRGEYDD from the coding sequence ATGGCCAAACGCAGCGAAGCCGATCTGCTGATGAAGCGCATTGCCGACGAATTCGAGGCCTTGCCGCGCCAGTTGCAGGGGGTGGCCCGATACCTTGAGGAACATCGGAGTTCGATCATGGTCCAGCGCGTCGGCGAGATCGCCGAGGGCTCGGGCGTGCATGCGTCGGCGGTGGTCCGTTTCGCCCAGCGCTTCGGCTATTCCGGCTTCAGCGAGATGCAGGCGGTGTTCCGCGACGCCTTCACGGCGCAGGCATCGCCTTCGCGCAGCTACCAGCAACGCATCCGCAGCGTCATCCAGGACCGGCCCGGTGCGATGCCCGCCGTGGAAATCGCCTCGCGCTTCATCGACGCCAGCCGCATGGGTCTGGACGAACTGGCCGCGGAGCTGGACGAAACCCGGTTCCAGAAAGCCGTCGACCTGCTCGCCGGCGCCGAGAACATCTACGTGATGGGCGTGCGCCGTTCGTTCGCCATCGCCACCTACATCGCCTATGCCCTGCAGCACACGCAGAAGCGCGTGCACCTGGTCAGCGGGCTCGGCGGCATGTTCCGCGAACAGTTGCGCAGCATGGGCAAGGGCGATGCGCTGATCGCGATCAGCTTCCCGCCGTTCGGCAAGGAAACGCTGTACGCGATGCGCGTGGCCCAGCAGCACCACGCCAGCGTGCTTGCCATCACCGAGAGCGACCTGGGCCCGCTGGCCCGCCATTCCGACGTGTTGCTGAAGGTGAAGGAGGGCAGCGCATTTGCCTTCCGCGGCCTCACCAGCACGATGTGTCTCTGCCAGGCGCTGTTCGTGGCGCTGGCCTACAAGCTCGAACTAACCGTCGAAGAAACGCTTCCCCGAGGAGAATACGATGATTGA
- a CDS encoding sugar ABC transporter substrate-binding protein, with product MRFKPFHATLAAALALGLGLAAPASQAAPGDRYVLVSHAADSDSWWNTIKNSIKQAGEDFNVAVDYRGSGNGDLSEMARQLESAAARNYKGVAFDIANFSVLQGPAAKVSAKGIPIVTINSGTPDESKKIGAILHVGQSEYDAGKAAGERAKAAGITSFVCVNHYATNNASFERCQGFAEAIGVKDWRKTSMIDSGMDPTVVASKVSAYLRSNPKTQAILALGPNAAEPTIKVVQDMHLAGKINFGTFDLSPAIIAGIKAGTIQYAIDQQPYLQGYMGIAALVIAHDQNTKDPAKIIAALKANPKFQARLKEYDLKPIYTATGVSSGPAFVTKENVATVEKYAGQYR from the coding sequence ATGCGATTCAAACCGTTCCACGCCACGCTGGCAGCTGCCCTGGCCCTTGGCCTCGGCCTTGCCGCCCCCGCCTCCCAGGCGGCACCCGGCGACCGCTACGTCCTCGTTTCCCACGCCGCCGATTCCGATTCGTGGTGGAACACCATCAAGAACTCGATCAAGCAGGCCGGCGAAGACTTCAACGTCGCCGTCGATTACCGCGGCTCCGGCAACGGCGACCTTTCCGAAATGGCCCGTCAGCTCGAGTCCGCCGCCGCCCGCAACTACAAGGGCGTCGCCTTCGACATCGCCAACTTCTCCGTGCTGCAGGGCCCGGCCGCGAAGGTCTCGGCCAAGGGCATTCCGATCGTCACGATCAACTCGGGCACGCCCGACGAGAGCAAGAAGATCGGCGCGATCCTGCACGTGGGCCAGAGTGAATACGATGCGGGCAAGGCCGCCGGCGAGCGGGCCAAGGCCGCGGGCATCACCAGCTTCGTCTGCGTGAACCACTACGCCACCAACAACGCCTCGTTCGAGCGCTGCCAGGGCTTCGCCGAAGCGATCGGCGTGAAGGACTGGCGCAAGACCTCGATGATCGACAGCGGCATGGACCCGACCGTGGTCGCCTCCAAGGTCAGCGCCTACCTGCGTTCCAACCCGAAGACCCAGGCCATCCTGGCGCTCGGCCCCAATGCCGCCGAGCCCACGATCAAGGTGGTCCAGGACATGCACCTGGCCGGGAAGATCAACTTCGGCACTTTCGACCTGTCGCCCGCGATCATCGCCGGCATCAAGGCCGGCACGATCCAGTACGCCATCGACCAGCAGCCCTACCTGCAGGGTTACATGGGCATCGCCGCACTGGTGATCGCGCATGACCAGAACACCAAGGACCCGGCGAAGATCATCGCGGCCCTCAAGGCGAACCCGAAGTTCCAGGCGCGCCTGAAGGAATACGACCTCAAGCCCATCTACACCGCCACCGGCGTCAGCTCGGGCCCGGCCTTCGTCACGAAGGAAAACGTCGCCACCGTCGAGAAGTACGCCGGCCAGTACCGCTGA
- the iolE gene encoding myo-inosose-2 dehydratase codes for MKNDPIRIGINPISWSNDDLPSLGGETPLSTALSEGKAIGYEGFELGNKFPKDPAELRDLMAGYGLDVVSGWYSGRAATRPASEEIVAVGKHLRLLAENGCKVMVYGEVANAIQGEPQPLHKRPRFRTSDEWKRYGENLTDFAKFTLSHGVRLAYHHHMGAYVESPDDIDQLMAHTGDEVGLLFDSGHTYFGGGDPLAVLDRHIDRICHVHCKDVRPGIVRMARNRHWTFLESVLNGAFTVPGDGVIDFAGIVDRLKSHGYRGWLVVEAEQDPSVAPSYAYAEKGYQTLRSLLDRQPVKEVA; via the coding sequence ATGAAGAATGATCCCATCCGCATCGGCATCAACCCGATCTCATGGAGCAACGACGACCTGCCCTCGCTGGGCGGTGAGACGCCCCTGTCGACCGCGCTCAGCGAAGGCAAGGCGATCGGCTACGAAGGGTTCGAGCTCGGCAACAAATTTCCGAAAGATCCTGCGGAATTGCGCGACCTGATGGCCGGTTACGGCCTCGACGTGGTCAGCGGATGGTATTCGGGGCGCGCCGCGACCCGTCCCGCCAGCGAAGAGATCGTTGCCGTCGGCAAGCATCTGCGCCTGCTCGCGGAGAACGGTTGCAAGGTGATGGTCTACGGCGAAGTAGCCAACGCCATCCAGGGCGAGCCGCAGCCGCTGCACAAGCGGCCACGTTTCCGCACGAGCGACGAGTGGAAACGCTACGGCGAGAACCTGACCGATTTCGCGAAGTTCACCCTGTCGCACGGCGTCCGCCTCGCCTATCACCACCACATGGGCGCCTACGTCGAATCGCCGGACGATATCGACCAGCTCATGGCGCACACCGGCGATGAAGTCGGCCTGCTGTTCGACAGCGGGCATACCTATTTCGGTGGCGGCGATCCGCTTGCCGTGCTTGACCGGCACATCGATCGCATCTGCCACGTCCACTGCAAGGACGTCCGTCCCGGCATCGTCCGCATGGCGCGCAACCGCCACTGGACCTTCCTGGAGTCCGTCCTCAACGGCGCCTTCACCGTGCCGGGCGACGGCGTCATCGACTTCGCCGGCATCGTCGATCGGCTCAAATCGCATGGCTACCGGGGCTGGCTCGTCGTCGAGGCCGAACAGGATCCGTCCGTGGCGCCCAGCTACGCCTATGCGGAGAAGGGCTACCAGACATTGCGTTCCCTGCTCGACCGGCAACCGGTGAAGGAGGTCGCATGA
- the iolC gene encoding 5-dehydro-2-deoxygluconokinase: MRSPLPRSTSRPIDVACLGRLAVDLYAQQIGARLEDVTSFAKYLGGSSANVAFGTARLGLQSAMLSRVGDDQMGTFLLETLANEGSDVSQVKVDPERLTALAILGIKDSTTFPLLFYRENCADMALDAADIDEAFIGRCRALAITGTHLSQPGVRAASQRALELARSHDVRTVLDIDYRPVLWGLTGRGNGAQRFVAAEHVTRDLQAMLPLFDLIVGTEEEFHIAGGSEDLLAALRAVRGITAATLVVKRGPLGCTVIDGPIPGDIDHAPTYRGARVEVLNVLGAGDAFLSGFLAGWLRDESIERACAWANACGAIVVSRHACAPAMPARAELDAFLGREGGIARPDLDAELSHLHRAAIPRKAWNELYVFAFDHRTPFFELVREAGGDEARLPRLKELLVEAVAATERANGLQGHVGLLADDRYGQDALNAATGRSWWIGRPVEVPGSNPLEFERGRSIGSQLVSWPREHVIKCLVQFDPDAEPLHRVEQETQLLALYDAAKLSGHELLLEVIPPGCTSHAQRDELVLRSMKRIYNLGIQPDWWKLCPPRREAWPAIDALIHERDPFCRGVLLLGLNAPAESLAAGFADATGSSTVRGFAVGRTLFAEPSKAWLAGRIDDATLVDQARTAFEAMIRAWQQGTQRQPESRVAEGAAA; the protein is encoded by the coding sequence ATGCGTAGTCCCCTGCCCCGCTCCACCTCCCGCCCCATCGACGTTGCCTGCCTCGGCCGGCTCGCGGTGGATCTCTACGCCCAGCAGATCGGCGCCCGCCTGGAAGACGTCACCAGCTTCGCCAAATACCTCGGTGGCTCGTCCGCCAACGTCGCCTTCGGTACCGCGCGGCTTGGCCTGCAGTCGGCCATGCTCTCGCGTGTCGGCGATGACCAGATGGGTACCTTCCTGCTCGAAACGCTGGCCAACGAAGGCAGCGACGTGAGCCAGGTGAAGGTCGACCCGGAGCGGCTGACGGCACTGGCCATCCTTGGCATCAAGGACAGCACGACGTTCCCGTTGCTGTTCTACCGCGAGAATTGCGCCGACATGGCGCTCGACGCGGCGGATATCGACGAGGCCTTCATCGGCCGCTGCCGCGCGCTGGCCATCACCGGCACGCACCTGTCGCAACCCGGCGTGCGCGCGGCCAGCCAGCGCGCGCTTGAGCTGGCGCGAAGCCACGATGTCCGCACGGTGCTCGACATCGACTACCGTCCGGTCCTTTGGGGCCTCACCGGTCGCGGCAACGGGGCGCAGCGCTTCGTCGCCGCCGAGCATGTGACGCGCGACCTGCAGGCCATGCTTCCCCTGTTCGACCTGATCGTGGGCACCGAGGAAGAATTCCACATCGCCGGTGGCAGCGAAGACCTGCTCGCCGCCCTGCGCGCCGTCCGCGGTATCACCGCCGCCACGCTGGTGGTCAAGCGTGGTCCGCTGGGCTGCACGGTCATCGACGGCCCGATCCCGGGCGATATCGACCACGCACCAACCTATCGGGGCGCACGGGTGGAAGTGCTCAACGTCCTCGGTGCCGGCGATGCGTTCCTGTCGGGCTTCCTCGCCGGCTGGCTGCGTGACGAAAGCATCGAGCGCGCCTGTGCGTGGGCCAATGCCTGCGGCGCCATCGTGGTGTCGCGACATGCCTGCGCGCCGGCCATGCCCGCCCGTGCCGAACTCGACGCCTTCCTCGGCCGCGAGGGTGGCATCGCCCGGCCGGACCTCGATGCCGAACTCTCGCACCTGCACCGCGCGGCGATCCCGCGCAAGGCATGGAACGAGCTGTACGTGTTCGCCTTCGACCATCGCACGCCGTTCTTCGAACTGGTGCGCGAGGCCGGCGGCGACGAAGCGCGCCTGCCCCGCCTGAAGGAACTGCTGGTCGAGGCGGTGGCCGCCACCGAGCGTGCTAACGGCCTGCAAGGCCACGTCGGCCTGCTCGCCGACGACCGCTATGGCCAGGACGCGCTGAACGCCGCCACCGGCCGCAGCTGGTGGATCGGCCGTCCGGTCGAAGTGCCGGGCTCCAACCCGCTGGAATTCGAACGCGGCCGCTCCATCGGCAGCCAGCTGGTCAGCTGGCCGCGCGAGCACGTCATCAAGTGCCTCGTGCAGTTCGACCCCGACGCCGAGCCGCTGCATCGCGTCGAGCAGGAAACCCAACTGCTCGCGTTGTACGACGCGGCGAAGCTCAGTGGCCATGAGCTCCTGCTCGAAGTGATCCCGCCGGGTTGCACCAGCCACGCGCAGCGCGACGAGCTGGTGCTTCGCTCGATGAAGCGCATCTACAACCTGGGCATCCAGCCCGACTGGTGGAAGCTTTGCCCGCCGCGCCGCGAGGCATGGCCGGCCATCGATGCACTGATCCATGAACGTGACCCGTTCTGCCGCGGCGTGCTGCTGCTCGGCCTCAACGCACCGGCGGAATCCCTCGCCGCCGGCTTTGCGGACGCGACCGGCAGCAGCACGGTCCGTGGCTTCGCCGTGGGCCGCACGCTGTTCGCCGAGCCCTCGAAAGCCTGGCTGGCCGGCCGGATCGACGATGCGACCCTGGTCGACCAGGCCCGTACGGCCTTCGAAGCGATGATCCGCGCGTGGCAGCAGGGCACCCAGCGGCAGCCCGAAAGCCGCGTTGCCGAAGGTGCCGCGGCATGA